From a single Vibrio toranzoniae genomic region:
- the ilvY gene encoding HTH-type transcriptional activator IlvY, with translation MNIKSLQLFIHLCDSKSFSKTAAAMHVSPSALSRQIQKLEEETGQELLIRDNRSVDLTPAGKHLLPVALNIVGEWQQYNLHLKGGEQELKGEIRIFCSVTASYSHLPELITEFRAIHPYIEFKLSTGDPAQSIDKILNDEADIAISAKPDILPSRLEFETISDIPLSIIIPSGVSSFSQQIQSDKPNWNAIPFIIPEAGTARDRANTWFKKMKIKPNIYAQVSGHEAIVSMVALGCGVGIAPDVVINNSPVRDKVARLKIEPIKPFELGVCCKRSQLENPLIRAFWQVAEGKYLTD, from the coding sequence ATGAACATAAAGTCTCTACAATTATTTATACATTTATGTGATAGCAAGAGTTTCAGCAAAACAGCTGCTGCTATGCACGTCAGTCCTTCAGCCCTTAGTCGTCAAATACAAAAGCTTGAGGAAGAAACAGGGCAAGAGTTGCTTATCAGGGACAACCGCAGTGTTGATCTCACTCCAGCAGGCAAACACTTACTGCCTGTCGCATTGAACATTGTTGGGGAATGGCAGCAATACAACCTTCACTTAAAGGGTGGCGAACAGGAGCTGAAAGGTGAAATACGTATATTTTGTTCCGTGACAGCAAGCTACAGTCATCTCCCAGAGCTCATTACTGAATTCAGAGCCATTCATCCATATATTGAATTCAAACTTTCTACCGGTGACCCAGCTCAATCTATCGATAAGATCCTAAATGACGAAGCGGATATTGCGATCTCGGCGAAGCCAGACATCCTTCCTTCAAGATTAGAATTCGAAACCATCAGTGATATTCCACTATCAATTATTATTCCATCCGGTGTCAGTAGCTTTAGCCAACAAATTCAATCTGACAAACCTAACTGGAATGCAATACCTTTTATTATCCCTGAAGCGGGTACAGCGCGTGACCGAGCCAATACATGGTTCAAAAAAATGAAGATAAAGCCCAATATTTACGCTCAGGTGTCAGGCCATGAGGCGATTGTAAGTATGGTTGCACTGGGTTGTGGAGTGGGTATTGCGCCTGATGTTGTAATTAACAACAGCCCAGTAAGAGATAAAGTCGCTCGCTTAAAGATAGAGCCAATCAAGCCTTTTGAATTAGGAGTTTGCTGTAAACGATCTCAACTTGAGAACCCTCTGATCAGAGCATTCTGGCAGGTTGCAGAAGGGAAATATTTAACGGACTAG